Proteins found in one Nostoc sp. NIES-3756 genomic segment:
- a CDS encoding glycosyltransferase, whose protein sequence is MKNQYIFYSKTLSQQPDTAHEIHDVLCANAAANLGYDSVLVYPEPKRGSLNTLSLFSPFQPRQPAKDFVEFYDVQDKLKVASLPMPWPIDCVGGKFTASSTIISRYYLPFQLLRHTKIVHTRDWNFVKAAVKNRIPTIYERHYFQKEKIPTGVTESPFFQIAVTQSEIIRQSLIEQGFPPEKVVWLHNGFEQSFLLRQPQEAAAWRNELLGNASQSLVVYSGALYPFKGIDILIDAAKELPQIQFVITGGKEEQVTAYQQIAKDKQVENIKFLGWVLPRQRLVSLFQAADILVHPHCSGKSANFTNPVKFFQYMASGTPIVITEIPPLMLFKEMPLAAVWCEPDNPVKLAQALKQAIEIYPRRIEGYTNNIALAKPFSWENRIDKIISYVDESFRPQLIA, encoded by the coding sequence ATGAAAAATCAATACATCTTTTATAGTAAAACATTATCGCAGCAACCAGATACAGCCCATGAAATTCATGATGTTCTTTGTGCTAATGCTGCCGCCAATTTAGGCTATGATTCCGTTTTAGTATATCCAGAACCAAAACGAGGTTCTTTGAATACACTCTCATTGTTTTCTCCTTTTCAACCGAGACAACCGGCTAAAGATTTTGTAGAATTTTACGATGTTCAAGATAAGTTAAAAGTTGCCTCTTTACCAATGCCTTGGCCTATTGATTGTGTTGGAGGTAAATTTACTGCATCTAGTACAATCATATCGCGCTACTATTTACCATTTCAGCTACTACGCCATACTAAAATTGTCCATACCAGAGATTGGAATTTTGTCAAAGCCGCAGTTAAGAATCGTATTCCCACAATTTATGAACGCCACTACTTCCAAAAGGAAAAAATTCCCACAGGCGTTACTGAAAGTCCTTTTTTCCAAATAGCTGTCACCCAATCAGAAATTATCAGACAAAGCCTAATTGAACAGGGGTTTCCCCCAGAGAAAGTTGTTTGGCTACACAACGGTTTTGAGCAATCATTTTTATTAAGACAGCCACAAGAAGCCGCAGCGTGGCGTAACGAATTACTAGGTAATGCAAGTCAGTCTCTAGTGGTTTATTCAGGTGCTTTATATCCCTTTAAAGGTATTGATATTTTAATTGATGCAGCTAAAGAATTACCACAGATACAGTTTGTTATTACAGGTGGGAAGGAAGAACAAGTAACAGCTTATCAACAAATAGCTAAAGATAAACAAGTAGAAAATATCAAGTTTTTAGGTTGGGTATTACCCCGCCAACGCTTAGTCAGTTTATTTCAAGCGGCTGATATTTTGGTTCATCCCCACTGTTCTGGCAAGTCCGCTAACTTCACAAATCCTGTAAAATTCTTTCAATATATGGCTTCAGGAACTCCCATAGTCATTACAGAAATTCCTCCATTGATGCTGTTTAAAGAGATGCCTTTAGCTGCTGTGTGGTGTGAACCTGATAACCCGGTTAAACTAGCTCAAGCATTAAAACAGGCTATAGAAATATATCCGAGAAGAATAGAAGGTTATACTAACAATATTGCATTAGCCAAACCATTTTCTTGGGAAAATCGCATAGATAAAATTATCAGTTATGTAGATGAATCATTCCGTCCTCAATTAATAGCTTAA
- a CDS encoding glycosyltransferase family 10 domain-containing protein, whose protein sequence is MDIKKIGMLTSYRHIAKRTDWLWQQTPQQFGVWRNIQIDAQAEKPDFLLLYQFDFPKNNKQQSWIDKLRRKPQGIETNVESLLRDVPKERIIYLLREPPLEEIVDNNKNNYQVAQQYCGYISGPDDFAPHPDYMPAIWYHNNAFRELNEMPVPEKVFPCSWITSGISRTANHRRRLKFIELLQASEVKFHLYGRGLPTWAKSSGELGNKWHGMAPYYYNLSIENYAENDWYVSEKLWDSLLAWCLPIYYGGPAADKLLPPGSFLRLPSLDEKGVAYIQEVTATPDFWYAAKDAIAEARQIILHKLNLLNWLSEFVSH, encoded by the coding sequence ATGGATATAAAAAAAATTGGTATGCTTACTAGCTATCGCCATATAGCGAAAAGAACAGACTGGTTATGGCAACAAACACCCCAACAGTTTGGTGTATGGCGCAATATTCAAATAGATGCACAGGCAGAAAAACCTGATTTTCTGTTGTTATATCAATTCGATTTCCCCAAAAATAACAAACAGCAAAGTTGGATAGATAAGTTACGGCGTAAACCACAGGGTATAGAAACAAATGTAGAATCTTTACTTAGAGATGTCCCGAAGGAACGCATAATTTATTTATTGCGCGAACCCCCCTTAGAAGAAATTGTCGATAACAATAAAAATAATTATCAAGTAGCACAACAGTATTGTGGCTATATTTCGGGGCCTGATGATTTTGCACCTCATCCTGATTATATGCCAGCAATTTGGTATCATAACAACGCATTTCGTGAACTCAATGAAATGCCTGTACCCGAAAAAGTTTTTCCTTGCAGTTGGATAACTTCTGGTATTAGTCGGACTGCTAACCATCGTCGCCGCTTAAAATTTATCGAATTACTCCAAGCAAGTGAAGTTAAATTTCATTTGTATGGACGAGGTTTGCCTACATGGGCAAAATCATCGGGAGAATTGGGTAATAAGTGGCATGGCATGGCTCCTTATTATTACAATCTATCAATTGAAAATTATGCCGAAAATGATTGGTATGTAAGTGAAAAATTGTGGGATTCTTTGTTGGCATGGTGTCTACCAATTTATTATGGAGGGCCAGCAGCTGATAAATTATTACCCCCAGGCAGTTTTTTACGCCTACCCAGTTTGGATGAAAAAGGTGTTGCTTACATTCAAGAAGTGACGGCTACACCTGATTTTTGGTATGCTGCTAAGGATGCGATCGCAGAAGCTAGACAAATCATCCTCCACAAATTAAACCTACTCAACTGGTTATCAGAATTTGTTAGTCATTAG
- a CDS encoding Npun_R2821/Npun_R2822 family protein, translated as MDGICTLANDRVYDQLIALLNSIEAIYGEKMPVCVYPYDDNTTQIAAEIARRPQVQLYDNQESIKQWDEFVCSVWDTHPTAQAHWQKISQEKYHRVGTHRRYCAFDAPFDRFVYMDADTLLMSPLDAIFNQLNHYDWVVYDFQYKDLSHVYDLKSAKLTELFTKEQLQTQVFCSGFYASKKGVFNTQNQEIILDKLRQGEAEILYDMAPDQTVLNYMVMRLGISNYNFALSLPSNEKTGCCVTSPHFAVKDNILYDKGKQLTYIHYIGLSSALFRKVCGGENIDFPYRDIFLYYRYLHEPDKRPQFTTKPKVIKHYPSLGKRILKKLGLTV; from the coding sequence ATGGATGGTATTTGTACCCTTGCTAATGATAGAGTTTACGACCAACTAATTGCTCTACTCAATAGTATTGAGGCAATTTACGGGGAGAAAATGCCTGTCTGTGTTTATCCCTATGACGACAATACAACACAAATTGCCGCAGAAATCGCTCGTCGTCCCCAAGTGCAGCTTTACGATAATCAAGAGTCTATTAAGCAATGGGATGAATTTGTTTGTAGTGTGTGGGATACTCATCCTACTGCTCAAGCACATTGGCAGAAAATTAGTCAAGAAAAGTATCATCGCGTCGGTACTCATCGCCGTTACTGCGCCTTTGATGCTCCATTTGACCGCTTTGTCTACATGGATGCTGATACATTATTAATGAGTCCGTTAGACGCTATTTTTAACCAACTCAATCACTATGATTGGGTAGTATATGACTTTCAGTATAAAGACTTATCTCATGTTTATGATCTTAAGTCTGCTAAATTAACAGAGCTATTTACCAAAGAACAATTACAAACACAAGTATTTTGTTCTGGATTTTATGCCTCCAAAAAAGGTGTATTTAATACTCAAAATCAAGAAATTATTTTAGATAAGCTGCGTCAGGGAGAAGCCGAAATTCTATATGATATGGCTCCTGATCAAACAGTTCTCAATTATATGGTGATGCGTTTAGGTATATCAAATTATAATTTTGCTCTGAGTTTACCCAGCAATGAAAAGACTGGTTGCTGTGTAACTTCTCCCCATTTTGCAGTAAAAGATAATATTTTATACGACAAGGGAAAGCAACTTACTTATATTCACTATATTGGACTAAGTTCTGCTTTATTTAGGAAAGTCTGTGGAGGTGAAAATATTGATTTTCCCTACCGAGATATATTCTTGTATTATAGATATTTACATGAACCAGACAAACGCCCACAGTTTACAACTAAACCAAAAGTTATTAAACATTATCCCAGTCTAGGTAAAAGAATTTTAAAAAAATTAGGTTTAACAGTGTGA
- a CDS encoding Npun_R2821/Npun_R2822 family protein → MSRGIYIIANDKVIDQAIALLNSIRLHDADTPVVMIPYDNNYHKIADILNKHYGVQLYSDLAFIDELSQKLHETFGGRFFARPNQFRKQACWFGPFDEFLYIDTDIVVFEKIIDNLNYLAQVDFICCDYQHSGGIKNVFTSKVLEDKVFTEAEVKDIFNGGFWGSKKNLISADDLYATFSECAAHPEYFDFSQKTSDQPIINYMLLKRIPRRFNIVRREGKAPGNWAGSPQFQTQGHLVFDPNVNQPLQYLHWAGIRIQPGCPYWEIWEHYRNLNPDLPPAAIPAPAKQSQWQKALNRLKSPLRQLKIR, encoded by the coding sequence ATGTCTAGGGGAATTTATATCATAGCTAATGATAAAGTTATTGATCAGGCGATCGCACTACTCAACAGTATCCGCTTACATGATGCTGATACACCAGTTGTGATGATTCCTTACGATAATAATTATCATAAAATTGCAGATATACTCAACAAACACTATGGGGTACAACTCTATAGCGATTTAGCTTTTATAGACGAACTTTCTCAAAAATTACACGAAACTTTCGGTGGCAGATTTTTCGCCCGTCCTAATCAATTTCGTAAGCAAGCTTGTTGGTTTGGCCCCTTCGATGAATTTCTCTATATTGACACTGATATTGTTGTCTTTGAAAAAATCATCGATAATCTTAACTACCTAGCTCAAGTAGATTTTATTTGTTGTGATTATCAGCATTCAGGGGGGATAAAAAACGTCTTCACATCCAAAGTGCTGGAAGACAAAGTTTTTACTGAAGCAGAAGTTAAAGATATTTTTAATGGTGGTTTTTGGGGTTCTAAGAAAAACTTAATTTCAGCAGATGATTTATATGCCACCTTTAGCGAGTGTGCAGCCCATCCCGAATACTTCGATTTTTCCCAAAAAACTTCTGACCAACCAATTATTAATTATATGTTGCTCAAGCGCATTCCCCGCCGCTTCAACATCGTCCGCAGAGAAGGGAAAGCACCAGGTAATTGGGCTGGTTCACCCCAATTCCAAACTCAAGGTCATTTAGTATTTGATCCTAATGTCAATCAACCCTTACAATATCTGCATTGGGCAGGTATTCGTATTCAACCAGGTTGTCCTTACTGGGAAATCTGGGAACATTACCGCAACTTAAATCCCGATTTACCTCCAGCTGCTATACCCGCACCAGCAAAACAAAGCCAATGGCAAAAAGCCCTAAATCGCTTAAAAAGCCCATTGCGGCAACTGAAAATTAGGTAA
- a CDS encoding ABC1 kinase family protein, whose product MGQYQPGQLKRYNPDDIARYYRYRPWLSLGRLFKITWYFVTFILGLKWDEWQNQVEQNKGKRATQLRTILTRLGPTFIKVGQALSTRPDLIRKDFLEELIKLQDQLPAFDNAIAYHIIETELGRSISEIYSELSPSPVAAASLGQVYRGRLISGEEVAVKVQRPHLRPILTLDLYLMRWAAGWLAPWLPLNLGHDLTLIVDEFGTKLFEEIDYLNEGRNAEKFAHNFRDTPEVKVPSIYWRFTSNQVLTLEWINGFKLTDTKSIRAAGLDPEAIIRIGVTSGLQQLLEYGFFHADPHPGNLFAMPDGRMAYIDFGMMDQLEETTKETLVDAVVHLVNKDYSDLALDFVNLGFLTPNTNIGPIIPALETVLGNAIGKNVGDFNFKTITDQFSELMYEYPFRVPAKFALIIRSLVTQEGIALSLNPNFKILDVGYPYVAKRLLTGESPQLRRRLLNVLFKDGKFQWQRLENLIAIARTDDNFDVLPTARMGLQFLLSDEGQFLRRQLVLALTEDDRLHTEEVQRLWSLVKDDLQPNRIFNVAIGLLTDLSRESVAAILPKAGSFTFFDESSAKN is encoded by the coding sequence GTGGGTCAGTATCAACCTGGTCAGCTAAAGCGCTACAATCCCGATGATATCGCTCGTTACTATCGTTATCGTCCCTGGCTAAGTTTGGGACGGTTGTTCAAAATAACTTGGTACTTTGTAACGTTTATTTTGGGCTTAAAGTGGGATGAATGGCAAAATCAAGTAGAGCAGAATAAGGGAAAACGGGCAACTCAGTTACGAACTATACTCACCCGTCTAGGGCCGACTTTTATTAAGGTAGGTCAAGCCCTCTCCACCAGACCAGACCTCATCCGCAAAGATTTCCTAGAAGAACTCATCAAACTACAAGACCAATTACCAGCTTTTGATAATGCGATCGCCTATCACATTATCGAAACAGAATTAGGCAGATCCATATCAGAAATATATAGTGAACTTTCGCCGTCGCCGGTGGCTGCTGCTAGTTTGGGTCAAGTCTACCGAGGACGCTTAATTAGTGGTGAGGAAGTCGCAGTCAAGGTACAACGTCCCCATCTGCGCCCCATTCTCACCCTTGACCTTTACTTAATGCGCTGGGCTGCTGGTTGGTTAGCACCTTGGCTACCCCTGAATTTGGGTCACGACCTCACTTTGATTGTGGATGAGTTCGGAACCAAATTATTTGAAGAAATTGATTACCTCAACGAAGGGCGCAACGCTGAAAAATTCGCCCACAACTTCCGCGATACTCCAGAAGTAAAAGTGCCGAGTATTTACTGGCGGTTTACCAGCAATCAAGTTTTAACTTTAGAGTGGATTAACGGCTTTAAGCTGACAGATACCAAGAGTATCCGCGCTGCTGGTTTAGACCCAGAAGCGATTATCCGTATTGGTGTTACTTCCGGTTTGCAACAATTATTAGAGTACGGCTTTTTCCACGCCGACCCCCATCCAGGTAATTTATTTGCCATGCCTGATGGTCGCATGGCTTATATTGACTTCGGCATGATGGATCAGTTGGAGGAAACTACAAAAGAAACTCTGGTAGATGCGGTAGTGCATCTGGTGAATAAAGACTATAGCGATTTAGCTTTAGATTTCGTCAATTTAGGATTTCTCACCCCCAATACCAACATTGGCCCCATCATTCCTGCATTGGAAACGGTATTAGGAAATGCGATCGGTAAAAATGTCGGTGACTTTAACTTTAAAACTATTACCGACCAGTTTTCCGAACTGATGTATGAGTACCCCTTCCGTGTTCCGGCGAAGTTTGCTTTAATTATTCGTTCTCTAGTGACACAAGAAGGGATTGCCCTCAGCCTAAATCCCAACTTCAAAATTTTGGATGTGGGTTATCCTTACGTAGCTAAACGCTTACTGACTGGAGAATCTCCCCAATTAAGAAGACGGTTGTTGAATGTGCTGTTTAAAGATGGTAAATTCCAGTGGCAGCGCTTGGAAAATCTGATTGCGATCGCTCGTACCGATGACAATTTTGATGTATTACCTACAGCCAGAATGGGATTGCAATTTCTCCTATCTGATGAAGGTCAATTCTTACGCCGCCAGTTAGTCTTAGCACTCACAGAAGATGATCGCCTGCACACCGAAGAGGTGCAACGCCTATGGTCTTTGGTGAAGGATGACCTTCAACCAAATCGCATCTTCAATGTGGCGATCGGATTGTTGACAGATTTATCTAGAGAAAGTGTAGCTGCTATTTTACCAAAAGCAGGATCTTTCACCTTTTTTGATGAATCCTCAGCCAAAAATTAA